One window of the Thunnus albacares chromosome 3, fThuAlb1.1, whole genome shotgun sequence genome contains the following:
- the palm3 gene encoding paralemmin-3 isoform X1 — protein MDEAEKYKQRLEAIAEKRRLQEEQDKARREMEDEKLRLQQLKRKSLRDQWLMEGAPLSPTSLDAQSPRSPLWGSQAQEIEKRIDKLQAESQQLAEEEEKLKEQMEDGQTESVKVSEAGVEIVQDAVLQNGENNTTGLKTTEEEVKTNQTPLLEEAAAVLTNGRGDTEANINHDTAEQITQSATNGPLGESESVISMKLEPVLNQAVPEAELGQVPNFIDIHEEEEGTLVMRAERVIITDEGDDVPEDLTPQEDQQKTMQPEETPLPNAEAATEGGEAVEEVIKTEADPETFTESEKGTSPEAQPTTGDADVENGDGETKAEAEDNQLEVPASVQLQSPANALEGTTVALVPVYSEAQPCTLTLEQGAKAEATTTLEGAEAALVQDPVQDPATMPGQFQEVPLADPQEMQRTEPEPGEQEPLLSQAKAPNTQAEPAAASTETHSPTRANQGEENEAPKRKTCQCCSVM, from the exons ATGGATGAGGCGGAGAAGTACAAACAGCGACTGGAGGCCATTGCT GAGAAGCGTCGGCTGCAGGAGGAACAGGACAAAGCcagaagagagatggaggatgAGAAACTGAGACTACAACAGCTCAAG agAAAGTCTCTGAGGGACCAGTGGTTAATGGAAGGAGCTCCTTTGTCCCCAACCTCCCTGGACGCCCAGAGCCCTCGCTCCCCTCTGTGGGGCTCCCAGGCCCAGGAGATCGAAAAGCGCATTGACAA GTTGCAGGCAGAGAGTCAGCAGctggcagaggaggaagagaagctgAAGGAGCAGATGGAGGATGGCCAAACG GAGTCAGTGAAAGTGTCAGAGGCCGGAGTAG AAATAGTCCAAGATGCTGTTTTGCAGAATGGAGAAAACAATACAACAGGATTAA AAACAACTGAAGAAGAAGTAAAGACAAACCAAACCCCACTACTTGAAGAGGCAGCAGCTGTGCTAACCAATGGCAGAGGAGACACAGAGGCAAACATAAATCATGATACTGCAGAGCAGATAACTCAGTCCGCCACCAACGGGCCACTCGGAGAAAGTGAGAGTGTCATTAGCATGAAGTTGGAACCTGTGTTGAACCAGGCTGTCCCTGAAGCAGAACTTGGTCAGGTTCCAAATTTCATTGACATTCACGAGGAGGAAGAAGGGACACTGGTAATGAGAGCAGAACGTGTGATCATCACAGATGAAGGGGATGATGTACCTGAGGATCTTACACCCCAGGAAGATCAGCAGAAGACTATGCAGCCAGAGGAAACCCCTCTTCCAAATGCAGAAGCAGCCACAGAGGGAGGGGAAGCTGTGGAGGAGGTgataaaaacagaagcagatcCAGAAACTTTCACAGAATCAGAAAAGGGAACCTCTCCAGAGGCACAACCAACAACTGGAGATGCAGACGTGGAGAACGGAGACGGTGAGACAAAAGCTGAAGCAGAGGACAACCAATTAGAAGTTCCAGCCTCTGTGCAGCTGCAGTCCCCAGCCAATGCTCTAGAGGGCACTACAGTGGCTTTAGTGCCAGTCTATTCTGAGGCGCAACCCTGCACTCTTACCCTGGAGCAAGGGGCAAAGGCTGAAGCTACAACAACACTGGAGGGAGCTGAGGCAGCTTTAGTCCAAGACCCTGTCCAAGACCCTGCAACCATGCCTGGTCAGTTCCAGGAGGTTCCCCTGGCCGATCCCCAGGAGATGCAGAGGACAGAGCCAGAGCCGGGGGAGCAGGAACCCCTTCTGTCCCAGGCCAAAGCCCCCAACACTCAGGCAGAGCCGGCAGCAgccagcacagagacacacagccCAACCAGGGCTAACCAGGGAGAGGAGAATGAAGCACCCAAACGCAAAACCTGCCAGTGCTGCTCTGTCATGTAA
- the palm3 gene encoding paralemmin-3 isoform X2 — protein sequence MEGAPLSPTSLDAQSPRSPLWGSQAQEIEKRIDKLQAESQQLAEEEEKLKEQMEDGQTESVKVSEAGVEIVQDAVLQNGENNTTGLKTTEEEVKTNQTPLLEEAAAVLTNGRGDTEANINHDTAEQITQSATNGPLGESESVISMKLEPVLNQAVPEAELGQVPNFIDIHEEEEGTLVMRAERVIITDEGDDVPEDLTPQEDQQKTMQPEETPLPNAEAATEGGEAVEEVIKTEADPETFTESEKGTSPEAQPTTGDADVENGDGETKAEAEDNQLEVPASVQLQSPANALEGTTVALVPVYSEAQPCTLTLEQGAKAEATTTLEGAEAALVQDPVQDPATMPGQFQEVPLADPQEMQRTEPEPGEQEPLLSQAKAPNTQAEPAAASTETHSPTRANQGEENEAPKRKTCQCCSVM from the exons ATGGAAGGAGCTCCTTTGTCCCCAACCTCCCTGGACGCCCAGAGCCCTCGCTCCCCTCTGTGGGGCTCCCAGGCCCAGGAGATCGAAAAGCGCATTGACAA GTTGCAGGCAGAGAGTCAGCAGctggcagaggaggaagagaagctgAAGGAGCAGATGGAGGATGGCCAAACG GAGTCAGTGAAAGTGTCAGAGGCCGGAGTAG AAATAGTCCAAGATGCTGTTTTGCAGAATGGAGAAAACAATACAACAGGATTAA AAACAACTGAAGAAGAAGTAAAGACAAACCAAACCCCACTACTTGAAGAGGCAGCAGCTGTGCTAACCAATGGCAGAGGAGACACAGAGGCAAACATAAATCATGATACTGCAGAGCAGATAACTCAGTCCGCCACCAACGGGCCACTCGGAGAAAGTGAGAGTGTCATTAGCATGAAGTTGGAACCTGTGTTGAACCAGGCTGTCCCTGAAGCAGAACTTGGTCAGGTTCCAAATTTCATTGACATTCACGAGGAGGAAGAAGGGACACTGGTAATGAGAGCAGAACGTGTGATCATCACAGATGAAGGGGATGATGTACCTGAGGATCTTACACCCCAGGAAGATCAGCAGAAGACTATGCAGCCAGAGGAAACCCCTCTTCCAAATGCAGAAGCAGCCACAGAGGGAGGGGAAGCTGTGGAGGAGGTgataaaaacagaagcagatcCAGAAACTTTCACAGAATCAGAAAAGGGAACCTCTCCAGAGGCACAACCAACAACTGGAGATGCAGACGTGGAGAACGGAGACGGTGAGACAAAAGCTGAAGCAGAGGACAACCAATTAGAAGTTCCAGCCTCTGTGCAGCTGCAGTCCCCAGCCAATGCTCTAGAGGGCACTACAGTGGCTTTAGTGCCAGTCTATTCTGAGGCGCAACCCTGCACTCTTACCCTGGAGCAAGGGGCAAAGGCTGAAGCTACAACAACACTGGAGGGAGCTGAGGCAGCTTTAGTCCAAGACCCTGTCCAAGACCCTGCAACCATGCCTGGTCAGTTCCAGGAGGTTCCCCTGGCCGATCCCCAGGAGATGCAGAGGACAGAGCCAGAGCCGGGGGAGCAGGAACCCCTTCTGTCCCAGGCCAAAGCCCCCAACACTCAGGCAGAGCCGGCAGCAgccagcacagagacacacagccCAACCAGGGCTAACCAGGGAGAGGAGAATGAAGCACCCAAACGCAAAACCTGCCAGTGCTGCTCTGTCATGTAA